From a single Apostichopus japonicus isolate 1M-3 chromosome 12, ASM3797524v1, whole genome shotgun sequence genomic region:
- the LOC139977134 gene encoding sushi domain-containing protein 2-like: MLKPLIFFVFGVSMSLQAGQDNFFSHGSDQGDRSLPQGNDESLEIELPEDVLFPYYGATYSNLYIQTNGLISFNQGWPKPQTKNFLNTFPLNPDLDGDSTDEEAILIAPFWADVDTSNQRGAVHYRQTQGSEEIAHSSNIVRRNFPSFPEFMATWVFIVTWEDVSFYDHDTGSQTDPRNTFQAVLITDGKESFVFFFYDQIVWTSGTSLSGNEVTGLTDTSVHQAIIGFNRGNGYDSFIEGFPQNRLNLPQVSNINEPGSYAYQINKETIVAAGCSQGVANFVTFPAFGSILGGQKVFLYGPCWDGSNTLTCQFWTMNDQLEHLQTVNGTIEDQNTAYCVPNPFFRVGEVEIRVSVDGGNSFTQSGGYRILNLDRVDVSQKVIRGDASDHRWYTAGNDLSITWPEEVFKTTKVDIHVLNYDEEGAAGPRWQEVFTVGTNMENGGDYTFRTIGLANVTSDTSFGIIRVQPTGNRYGVKLYSDIHPLGYLLEADFQEDPFGWAEKECQAWIEREDAQQDFTKNLESCPCTLEQALADTARFYPDLNCNMFNDNECLLHGDVKHCVISIFPTADNSGSKCCYDAFGNLKYAGDYETGVTTIGSISMRAHIAGSPPYDAAGTVPMLSHAKADLIPYFHCCLLAGNCMKYLHRRPTADCYDYDTPKTAALFGDPHFFTFDGSNFTFNGKGDYTLLRHEKGTNFHLYGRLEVIKASYPPPYNSVGDIGGTGLTTVVMTEEGATAISVMISDVTGIDIQRGKYAYNAETVSEWSPVDFKDQTWLDFDDVGVSINHVEGYSRITSVTVIFRGSRIGVNITRGLNENSFLAVSPILPPELMRDNTLSGLFGNWNNDTKDDLQNENGYPLDLMDADEEDIFQYASTWKTPSTTIFRTPYPENYKNDSSYTAVLMPPNPSELTSSEQQILTQTCADNGPCRFDYLVTRDRDLAEDTMSEYEAFQWALNSTQNVTVCRYIPTPDNGTKTYLTVHHDTGDVTDNPNNFVGTKITFECSEGLTLTGSVNRVCEKNGMYSGSEGINECIETPCGTLDNVEGGSISIELFEEGNAIATVKCDEGYALNGAEKHECVDSSWTGGKSVCEATGGVNAAVVAGSTIGGVFFVVIVVALVILGVVYMKKNKHKPKSTNQVKYSSVEEKDMEAEKKESGDDGKPKPAPRSIPSSDVEKLDDEDFKKPLNEGNSPSMIV, encoded by the exons atgctGAAGCCATTAATATTTTTCGTTTTCGGCGTGTCCATGAGTCTACAGGCTGGGCAGG acaaCTTCTTTTCTCATGGATCTGACCAGGGAGACCGAAGCCTGCCTCAGGGAAACGATGAATCCCTGGAGATAGAGTTACCTGAGGATGTTTTATTTCCTTACTATGGAGCAACATATTCAAATCTTTAT ATACAGACAAACGGATTGATATCTTTCAACCAAGGATGGCCAAAGCCCCAGACCAAAAACTTTCTAAATACATTCCCTTTGAATCCCGACTTG GATGGCGACAGTACAGATGAGGAAGCCATTTTGATTGCGCCATTCTGGGCTGATGTAGATACATCCAATCAGCGAGGAGCCGTTCATTATCGTCAGACGCAGGGATCAGAAGAAATTGCGCACTCTTCAAATATCGTTAGACGTAACTTTCCAAGTTTTCCTGAATTTATGGCCACATGGGTTTTCATCGTGACATGGGAGGATGTTTCATTCTATGACCACGATACCGGGTCCCAGACAGATCCG AGGAACACTTTTCAAGCAGTTTTGATCACAGACGGCAAAGAATCGTTCgtgtttttcttttatgatCAAATCGTATGGACTTCTGGGACTTCTTTAAGTGGAAATGAGGTGACAGGACTCACGGACACCAGTGTCCATCAAGCAATC ATTGGGTTTAACCGCGGCAACGGCTACGATAGCTTTATAGAAGGTTTCCCTCAAAACAGACTAAACCTACCTCAAGTCTCAAACATCAACGAGCCTGGAAGCTATGCTTaccaaataaacaaagaaactatAGTCGCTGCGGGGTGCTCCCAAGGAG TTGCGAACTTTGTAACCTTTCCAGCCTTTGGAAGCATCCTTGGTGGCCAGAAAGTATTTCTCTATGGACCATGTTGGGACGGCAGTAATACATTGACGTGTCAGTTTTGGACGATGAATGACCAACTAGAACATCTACAAACTGTTAATGGAACCATTGAGGATCAAAATACTGCATACTGTGTTCCTAATCCATTTTTCAGGGTAGGAGAGGTCGAAATACGGGTCTCAGTTGACGGAGGCAACAGTTTTACCCAGTCAGGAGGTTACCGTATAC TTAACTTAGATCGAGTTGATGTCAGCCAGAAAGTGATCCGCGGTGACGCTTCAGACCACCGGTGGTACACGGCCGGAAATGACCTCAGCATCACGTGGCCGGAAGAAGTCTTTAAAACAACAAAGGTCGATATTCACGTGTTGAACTATGACGAAGAAGGTGCAGCTGGTCCTCGCTGGCAGGAAGTTTTTACTGTCGGAACAAATATGGAAAATGGTGGAGATTATACATTCAGGACAATTGGTCTTGCTAACGTTACATCTGATACGTCATTCGGAATTATAAGGGTCCAACCAACGGGAAACAG ATATGGAGTGAAGCTGTACAGTGATATACACCCCCTTGGCTACCTCCTAGAAGCAGACTTCCAAGAAGATCCATTTGGATGGGCTGAGAAAGAATGCCAAGCTTGGATTGAACGTGAAGACGCCCAACAAGACTTTACCAAGAATTTAGAAAGTTGTCCGTGCACATTGGAACAGGCTCTAGCCGACACGGCTAGATTTTACCCTGATCTGAACTGTAATATGTTCAACGACAATGAATGTCTTCTACACGGAGATGTCAAACACTGTGTTATCAGCATATTTCCAAC TGCGGACAATTCCGGTAGTAAATGCTGCTACGATGCATTCGGTAATCTTAAGTATGCAGGGGACTATGAGACTGGTGTGACAACCATTGGAAGCATCTCTATGCGAGCACACATTGCTGGATCGCCCCCTTACGATGCAGCTGGTACGGTCCCTATGTTATCACATGCCAAGGCTGATCTGATCCCATACTTCCATTGCTGTTTGTTGGCAGGCAACTGTATGAAGTACCTACACAGAAGACCAACGGCAGACTGTTATGACTATGATACTCCTAAGACTG CCGCCCTTTTTGGAGACCCGCACTTCTTTACCTTTGATGGATCTAATTTTACCTTCAACGGCAAAGGGGACTATACCTTGCTTCGTCATGAAAAAGGCACCAACTTTCACCTCTACGGAAGGTTAGAGGTGATTAAGGCGAGCTACCCTCCCCCATACAATTCAG TTGGTGACATCGGTGGAACAGGACTAACCACCGTAGTCATGACAGAGGAAGGGGCAACGGCCATTTCGGTTATGATCAGTGATGTCACTGGAATTGATATCCAAAGAGGAAAATATGCTTATAACGCTGAGACTGTGTCTGAATGGAGTCCTGTTGACTTCAAGGATCAAACTTGGCTTGACTTTGATG ATGTTGGTGTTTCAATCAACCACGTGGAGGGTTATTCAAGGATTACGTCTGTTACAGTTATATTCAGAGGATCTCGTATTGGTGTCAACATAACTCGAGGACTCAACGAAAATAGTTTCCTGGCGGTCAGCCCTATCCTCCCACCTGAACTTATG AGGGACAACACATTGAGTGGACTATTTGGTAACTGGAACAATGATACCAAGGATGACTTACAAAATGAAAACGGCTACCCCCTCGACTTGATGGATGCTGATGAGGAAGATATATTCCAGTATGCCTCCACAT GGAAAACACCTTCAACGACAATTTTCCGTACTCCGTACCCGGAGAATTACAAGAATGATAGTAGTTATACAGCAGTGTTAATGCCTCCTAATCCATCCGAGTTAACAAGCTCGGAACAACAGATTCTTACACAGACATGCGCAGATAACGGACCTTGTAGGTTTGACTATTTGGTAACAAGAGACAGAGACCTAGCCGAAGACACAATGAGTGAATATGAAGCCTTTCAGTGGGCTCTTAACAGCACACAAAATG TCACTGTTTGCCGGTACATACCTACTCCTGATAATGGTACTAAAACTTACCTCACCGTCCATCACGACACAGGGGACGTTACAGACAATCCAAATAATTTTGTTGGCACAAAGATTACATTCGAGTGTAGTGAAGGCCTTACGCTGACAGGTTCTGTAAATAGGGTTTGTGAGAAGAACGGAATGTACTCGGGATCAGAGGGCATCAATGAATGCATCG AGACTCCGTGTGGTACTTTAGATAACGTAGAAGGTGGATCCATTTCTATTGAGCTATTTGAGGAAGGTAACGCAATAGCCACCGTTAAATGTGATGAGGGATATGCACTCAACGGAGCGGAGAAACATGAATGTGTCGACAGCTCCTGGACAGGGGGAAAGTCAGTTTGTGAAG CGACTGGTGGGGTGAATGCTGCTGTAGTTGCCGGTAGCACCATCGGGGGAGTCTTCTTCGTTGTCATAGTCGTGGCCCTCGTAATTCTTGGTGTAGTCTATATGAAGAAAAAC AAACATAAACCAAAGAGCACTAACCAAGTGAAATATTCTAGTGTCGAGGAGAAGGATATGGAGGCAGAAAAGAAAGAATCAGGGGATGATGGTAAACCTAAACCTGCTCCCAGATCAATTCCATCATCAGATGTAGAGAAGCTAGATGACGAAGATTTCAAGAAACCTTTGAACGAAGGAAATAGCCCAAGTATGATTGTCTAG